The following proteins are co-located in the Camelus bactrianus isolate YW-2024 breed Bactrian camel chromosome 30, ASM4877302v1, whole genome shotgun sequence genome:
- the LOC105074099 gene encoding glyoxylate/hydroxypyruvate reductase B isoform X2, with translation MGDQDLPGVLVSGFKGPHGICEDHVRDLQKHFHLITMEEFLENKTQLAPKIRAVFVWGGRPAVDRELLRSLPSLRIVASAGAGLDHLDLALIASSGVKVASTPHAVSSPTADLGMALLLAAARRVVEGHQLAVSPDTEKFSINWMGQGVTGATLGIIGMGSIGYKIAQRARAFEMKILYHNRKRRKLEEEGAVGATYCARLDDLLQWSDFVMLAVSLTPQTQGLVGRRELSLMKPSATLINIGRGPLVDQDALVEALQTGVIKAAALDVTSPEPLPSDPACWDIWIRPLITPAVLTFDSPNFDFYPLSKLLSAECLTL, from the exons ATGGGCGATCAGGACCTACCTGGAGTTTTGGTGTCTGGGTTTAAAGGACCGCATGGTATATGTGAAGATCACGTGAGAGATCTGCAGAAACACTTTCACCTCATCACCATGGAAGAATTTTTGGAGAATAAAACACAACTAGCTCCGAAGATCCGCGCTGTGTTCGTCTGGGGCGGGAGGCCAGCTGTTGACCGGGAGCTCCTGCGTAGCCTGCCCTCCCTGAGGATCGTTGCCAGCGCGGGGGCCGGGCTGGACCACCTGGACCTGGCGCTCATTGCCAGCTCTGGCGTGAAGGTGGCCAGCACACCACATGCTGTTTCCAGCCCCACGGCAGACCTGGGGATGGCCTTGCTGCTGGCTGCAGCCCGGAGAGTAGTGGAAG GTCATCAGTTGGCTGTTTCACCAGATACGGAGAAATTTTCTATAAACTGGATGGGTCAGGGAGTGACCGGGGCCACTCTGGGAATTATCGGCATGGGCAGCATCGGCTATAAGATTGCCCAGAGGGCCAGAGCGTTTGAAATGAAGATTTTGTACCACAATAGGAAACGGAG GAaattggaggaggagggagctgtTGGGGCCACTTACTGTGCGAGGCTGGATGACCTGCTTCAGTGGTCAGACTTTGTGATGCTGGCTGTGAGCCTGACACCCCAGACCCAGGGGCTGGTTGGGAGGCGGGAGCTGAGTCTGATGAAGCCCAGCGCCACTCTCATCAACATCGGCAGAG GTCCGTTAGTGGATCAGGACGCCCTGGTGGAAGCCCTTCAGACCGGGGTCATTAAAGCGGCAGCGCTGGATGTGACGTCCCCCGAACCCCTACCCAG TGATCCAGCCTGTTGGGACATCTGGATCCGGCCACTCATTACACCAGCTGTTCTGACCTTTGATTCCCCCAACTTTGATTTCTATCCACTGAGCAAATTACTGTCAGCAGAATGCTTGACATTATAG